GGCCGGCTCGAGGGCGAGCACACCTGGGACATCGGCCGGATCATGGTCGCGCCGGACCTGCAGGGCAGCGGCCTGGGCCGGGTGCTGCTCGAGCACATCCAGGCCGTGGCGCCGGCCGGCGTGACGTCGTACGTCCTGTTCACGGGGGCCGCGAGCGCCCGCAACCAGCGCCTGTACAAGAAGGCCGGCTTCCGGCTGCGCACCGACCTGCCCGCTCCGCCGCACGCGGTGGTCCTCTCCAAGCGCCGCTGACCTGCGCCGGCTTTTGGGGAGGCGGTCCCGGCTGTGCGAGGATTGCTGGTCGGTGTCACGGACGCTTCTGCCACAGGGGAATCGCCGATCGTGACGCTCGATCCGCATCCATCACCACCACCGCGGCTGACCTGTGTGCATTCGCGAGGAGAATCATGAGCAACCCCACCCCCGCCGTGGTCACCGACCTCGGCAACGCCGCCAAGCGTTCCGACGTCCCGGCCTTCCGCGCCGGTGACACCGTCAAGGTCCACGTCAAGGTCATCGAGGGCAGCCGCTCGCGTGTCCAGGTGTTCCAGGGCGTCGTGATCCGCATGCACGGCTCCGGCATCGGCCGTACCTTCACCGTCCGCAAGGTCTCCTTCGGCGTCGGTGTCGAGCGGACCTTCCCGCTCCACTCGCCGATCTTCGAGTCCATCGAGGTCGTCACCCGCGGTGACGTGCGTCGCGCGAAGCTCTACTACCTGCGCAACCTCACCGGCAAGAAGGCCAAGATCAAGGAGCGCCGCGAGGTCTGACCTCTGCGAGCAGCGCTACCACGAAGGCCCGACCGGGAACGGTCGGGCCTTCGTGCTTCCACCGTGGGCCCTGCTCCTAGACTCGTGTCTCGTGACGACCGACGACCCCGCCGCGGAGCCCGCCGCCCAGGTCCCCGACCCGACGGCGACCGACGAGGCAGGGTCCCGGTCCTCCTCCCAGCGCAAGCACCTGCCGGTGTGGCAGGAGAGCATCCTGCTGCTCGCGGTGGCGCTGGGCCTGGCGATCGTGATCAAGGCGCTGTTCGTCCAGGCCTTCTACATCCCGTCGGAGTCGATGGAGCCGGGCCTGGTCAAGAACGACCGGATCCTGGTCCAGAAGGTCTCCTACTGGTTCGGGCGTACGCCGCAGCGCGGCGACGTCGTCGTCTTCCAGGACCCGGGCGAGTGGCTCGGACCCACGGACAGCCAGGGGCCGACCGGTGTCGCGAACCTGCTGTCCAAGGTCGGCCTCTACCCGACCGGCGGCCACCTCGTGAAGCGCGTCATCGGCACCGAGGGCGACGTCGTCGAGTGCTGTGACGCCCAGGGCCGGATCAAGGTCAACGGCAAGCCGATCGACGAGTCCGAGTACCTCGCGAAGGACCCCGGGCAGTGCAACGCCGAGATCGACGACTTCATCAGCGAGCGCGAGAGCGGCCTGTCCCAGCCCTGTGACTGGATCATCGGGCCGATCCCGAAGGGCAAGCTGCTGGTCCTCGGTGACAACCGCGGCCACTCCGCCGACTCCCGGGCACACCTGTGCAGCCCCGGCGAGGATCCCTGCACGCAGAGCCCCTGGGTCGACACCGACCTCGTGGTCGGCAAGGTGTTCACCCTGATCTGGCCGCGGGACCGCTGGCGCTGGATCAGCCGCCCGGAGGTCTTCGACAGCGTTCCCGACAGCCCACCGGCCGGCCTGCTGAAGAAGGCGGAGAAGGCCGACACCGTCCCGGGCAACTGACCTCGGAGGGAGAGCACAGGGCATGTCCACGCTGCCCAGGGGAGCGACGGTACGCCGCGACGCCGGCATCTACGGCTACGAGCGCGCCCTGCGCCGACACGGCTTCGAGCCGGTCGCCGGAGTCGACGAGGCCGGCCGTGGGGCCTGCGCCGGCCCGCTCGTGGCCGGGGCCGCGATCCTGCCCGCCGGCAAGGCCGGCGTCGTGCCCGGCCTCGCCGACTCCAAGCTGTTGACCGCGGCCGCCCGCGAGCGCTGCTACGACCAGGTCGTGCGCCGCGCTCTCGCCTGGTCGGTCGTGGTGATCCCGCACGACGAGTGCGACCGCCTCGGCATGCACGTCGCGAACGTGCAGGCGCTGCGCCAGGCCGTGGCGAAGCTGGACCTGCCGGCGTCCTACGTGCTCACCGACGGGTTCCCCGTCGACGGCCTCGGTGTTCCCGGCCTCGCGGTGTGGAAGGGCGACCGGGTGGCCGCGTGCGTCGCCGCCGCGTCGGTGCTCGCGAAGGTCACCCGCGACCGGATCATGCTCGACCTCGACGAGCAGTGGCCGGCGTACGACTTCAAGACGCACAAGGGCTACATCACCGCGACCCACACCGCGGCCCTCGAGGAGCACGGCCCGTCGCCGATCCACCGGATGCGGTTCGTCAACGTGCGACGCGCGGCGGGACTCGAGCCGCTGCCGGGTGATCCGTAGCAGCGGGGGCTAGGGTGGGCTCGTGAGTGCCGAGGAGCTCGAGAAGTACGAGACCGAGCAGGAGCTGAACCTCTACCGGGAGTACCGCGACGTCGTCGGCATCTTCAAGTACGTCGTCGAGACGGACCGCCGGTTCTACCTGTGCAACTCGGTCGACGTGAAGGCCCGCTCCGAGGGCGGCGACGTGTTCTTCGAGGTCACCATCGCCGACGCCTGGGTCTGGGACATGTACCGTCCCGCGCGCTTCGCCAAGAACGTGAAGGTGCTGACGTTCAAGGACGTCAACGTCGAGGAGCTGGCGACCTCCGACCTGGAGCTGCCGAAGCCGTGATCCCGGGGTGGGTCAGCCGCTGAGGTGGAGGCCCGACGGCGGGCGGCGCCACTCGCGGTCCAGGCCGTTGGTGACCTTGAGGTGCGAGAGCTGGCCGTTCATGTAGAGGTCGTTGACCACGATCGAGCCGCTGGTCACGCCGTTGCCCGAGTTGCCGTTCGCGTAGAGCGTCGAGCTCAGCGCGTAGATGCTGCCGTAGATGTTGGTCTGGCCGTTGCCCTGGACGTGGACGGGGCTGGTGTTGTGCCGGTCGTAGACGATCGCGAGGTCGCTGAAGCCGAGGGCTCCTGCCGTCAGGCTCAGCTCGTTGCCGTTGCTGGCGTCGAACTGGCCGCCGGCCTCGCCGGTCGTGGCGCAGAACCGCGGTGCGGTCGGAGTGCCGCACACGACGTACAACGTCACGCCCGTGCCGCGGAAGACCGTGTTGTTGCCCATGTCCCACGTGCCGGTCAGGACGTACAGGCCGGGGGAGAGCACGCAGGTCTCGTTGTTGCCGAAGGACCTGGACCCGTAGACGCCCGGGCCGTCGGTGCACGGATTGGTCCGGGCGGTCCCTGCCGGAGTCGGGAGGACCATGGCGCCGAGCGGGTCGCCCATCTTGGTGGCGACGTGCTCGGCGGGCGGGTCGTAGTTGCCGGTGGCCGTGTTCTCGACGGTGATCTCGTTGCCGTCGCCGATCGCCTCGACGATGCCGTTCGGCCCGGTCGAGACGCTGCCGTTGAAGTGCACGCTGCTCGCCGTGACGGTCGCGTCGCCGTTGCCGAGAGTGTGGGTCCCCTCGCCCAGCACGCACAGCGAGCACTTGAACACCACACCCGGGTCGAGGGTCGACGTCGCGATCGCGCCGATCTTCATCTCGCTGACCCCCATCAGGCCGGCGAGCGCCGTCTTCACGGTGCGCTGCGGCACCCGCACCCGCACCCTGCTCGGCCGGTCCGGGTCGTCGAAGGAGATGCACTGCGAGGCCGGCGCGTACGTCAGGTGCCCGGGGTCCTTGCAGCCGCCCCACGCCGCAGCGGGGACGTCGAAGTTCTTCGCGGCGTAGTCCTGCGCTGCCGCGATCGCCACCGCGAGCTGGGCGTCGCCGTGCGCGTCGTAGAGCACGTTGCCGGCAGCGAGCGCCGATGCGTCCGCCGCGTTCTGCGCCTGGCCACGGACGTCGCGCGCCAGGCCGAGGTCGATGACGAGGGAGGCGGTCATCAGCAGCACGACGGCGATCAGGGCGGTCAGGACGGCGACGACGCCGCGCTCGTCGCTCGCGTCGCGGCGGCACGGGCGGGTCATGTGCACCATCCCCAGCTCTGCCCGGTCGGCACGGCCTCGGCGGTCCCGGTCCCCGTCGGCTTCGTGGTGTCCTCCTCGATCGACATCCGGAGGCTGGCGCGGACGTAGCCGCCGTTGGGCATCGGCAGCATTCCGAAGTCACCGCGCGACCGGACCAGGACGCAGACCTGGAGCACGTTTCCCCGGGCCCAGCCGTCGGGCGCGGAGATCTTCACGTAGGTGTCCGCCGGTGCCCGGTCGACCATCTTCTCGACGGTGCACGAGATGCCGGGCCAGCCGAGCGTCGTGCTGCAGCCGGACGAGGTCTTGCCGACCACCGACATGCGAGCCGTCTCCCGGACGCCCTGGTTGGCGTTGAGGGAGTCGTCGAAGTACAGGCCGTACTGGAGGATCCCGAAGACGATCAGCACGAGCAGGCCGCCGACGAGGGCGAACTCGACCGCCGCCGCACCGCGCGCAGCGTCGATCGCGCAGGCGCGACGCGCACGTCGTTCCAGAGCCATTCCTGCCTCCCCCTTGCCGGCCCGAGCCGGCCGAACTCCCGATCTGATTGTCGGCACCCGCGTGGCCGCAGCGAAGGTCCCAAGGGGTCGCAATTGCCCCAGCGCGGGAAGTCGGGCCGACCGACAGGGACCCTCGTGACGTCGGCGAACCATGGACGGGACCTGAACGGGTGGGTCCCGCGAGGACCATCGTCCCGGGCGGCCGGGACCACGGGGGCCTAGTCAGAACGAACTAGCCCGCCCCCGTCGTCCGAGTGGAATGCCCCGGGATTCGTTCCCCGGCCGTTCTCCTCGCCACTACTGTGTGCGCAACGCCGCTCGGGGGCGTCATGGGAGCGAGTCCGGGGGAGGCCGGCCGATGAGGCGTTGTGTGCGAGGAACGGGTGTGCTGCTGCGCCGTCGAAGGACGAGCGACAGGGGTGCAGCCGCGGTCGAGTTCGCGCTGATCCTCTTCCCGCTCATGCTCATCGTGTTCGGCATCATCAACTACGGCGACATGCTCAGCGTGCGTCAGTCCGTCAGCCAGGCCGCGTCCGAGGGAGCGCGCGCGGCGGCGGTCGAGATCGACGCCGCCCAGCGCAGCAGCGCGGCTGCATCGGCCCGGGACGCCGCGCTCAAGGCGCAGGGCCAGACCTGCAACGCCCACTGCCAGGTCGTCGTCGACGACTGCGCCGACGCGACGGGGCTGGCGCGGGGTGCGCTGCCCTCCGGCACGAGCAACTCCGCCGCCGACCCCGTCGACTGCGTGTGGGTCAAGGTCGAGATCGACTACACCGGACTGATCCCCGGCTTCGGCCTGGTGCTGCCTGACAAGCTGCGGTACACCGCCGTGGCTCGGGTGAGCTGAGGTGCGGCGCCCCCTGCGCGGTGAGCGCGGCGCGACCTCCGTGCTGGTTGCCGTCCTCATGGCCGGCGTCCTGCTGGTCTCTGCCGCCTTCGCCGTCGACCTCGGGCAGCAGCGTGTCGTCCGCCGTGACGTCCAGGCCGTCGCAGACGTGGTGGCGCTCGACATGGCCAGGGAGCTGGACGGGCGCACGGCGAACCTCTACAGCGAGTCCGCGATGAACGACGTGATGAGGGCCAGCCTGGCGCGCAACCGTACGGCCCTGGGCGGTGAGATCCCTGGCTCGGAGGTCACGTGGGAGTTCCTCGCCACGGGCGTGGGCGGCGCGTGGGTCACCCTCGCGAAGACCTCCACGACCGGTGTGCCCACAGCGATCCGCGTGCGGGCGAAGTCCGACACCTCGCTCGCCTTCGGAGGATTCACCGGCCGGGAGCGCGGTGCCGCGACCCGGACGGCCATCGCGTCGTCGAGCGAGCCCTCGGTGTGCTTCTCGGTCGGCACCAACCTCCTCGACCTGAACACGGCGGACAACTTCCTGGTCCAGATGCTCAACGGCATCCTCGGCATCGACCTGCTCGCGATCTCCACCTCGGTCGTCGGACCGGGCGGGGTCGTGGCGCTGCAGAACGCGCAGATCCCTCTGCTCGGCCTGTCGGCCGCGCTGGGCGTCGGCACGGTCGAGGGTCTGGTCACCTCGACCCAGCCGATCACCGTCGGCGCATTGCTGAGCGCCTCGGCGGACGTGCTGCGCAAGGACTCGTCGAACCTCGTGAACCTCAACGCGGCGGCGATCCTCGACGCGTTGTCCCTGAAGGCCACGCTCGCGACGCCGACCCTGGTGGTGGGGGAGATCCTCGACCTCGGACCGGACCCGAGCAGCGCACTCCACGCCAAGATCGGTGTGCTCGACCTGCTGAACGCGCTGGTGTACGTGGCGGGCCAGGACGCCCAGGGCGACCCGCACGCGGTGGGGGCGAGTCTCCCGCTCAACCTCGGCGCGCTGGGCACCCTCGACACCCAGGTCACGATCATCGAGCTCCCCAAGATCACCTGCGGCAACCCCAACCGGCCAGGTCCCACGCCGGTGACGGCGACCTCGGCCCAGATCAGGCTGACGACCACCCTCAACCTCCCCACCGGAACCGGTCTCCTCACCGACCTGCTGACCGGGCTCAGCAACACGCTGACCCAGCTGCTCACCCTCGGTGGGCTGTTCGAGTCGACCCAGGAGCGGATCAAGACCGGCTCGCTCTCCTCCACGCTCAAGCTGACCATCACCACGGCGAAGTCGACCGCGACGTTGAGATCGGCGTCGGGGAACTCGTGCAGCGGTGCCGGAGGGGTCAACTTCGACGTCCTGCCGAGCGTGCTCGCCGCCGGCGTCAACCTCGACCTGGCCTACACGGTCGAGCAGCGGAAGAAGCAGCCGCCGCTGTACCTGACGTGGGGGGCCTGGTCCGACAAGACGAAGGTGAACTCCACCCTCCTGGGTCTGGCGGCCAACGTCGGCGACGTGACCGCGTACCCGGTCACCCTGAACTACGCCGCGCCCCCGTCCGAGGAGATGCCGCAGCACACGAAGGCGGTGAACCCGCTGAGCCTGCAGTTCGCGGTGACCTCGTCGGACAAGAACTTCATCGGTGGGATCGTCGGCGACCTGCTGACCCCGGTCATGAA
This genomic interval from Nocardioides kongjuensis contains the following:
- a CDS encoding TadE family protein, coding for MALERRARRACAIDAARGAAAVEFALVGGLLVLIVFGILQYGLYFDDSLNANQGVRETARMSVVGKTSSGCSTTLGWPGISCTVEKMVDRAPADTYVKISAPDGWARGNVLQVCVLVRSRGDFGMLPMPNGGYVRASLRMSIEEDTTKPTGTGTAEAVPTGQSWGWCT
- a CDS encoding DUF2469 domain-containing protein, with the translated sequence MSAEELEKYETEQELNLYREYRDVVGIFKYVVETDRRFYLCNSVDVKARSEGGDVFFEVTIADAWVWDMYRPARFAKNVKVLTFKDVNVEELATSDLELPKP
- a CDS encoding ribonuclease HII; its protein translation is MSTLPRGATVRRDAGIYGYERALRRHGFEPVAGVDEAGRGACAGPLVAGAAILPAGKAGVVPGLADSKLLTAAARERCYDQVVRRALAWSVVVIPHDECDRLGMHVANVQALRQAVAKLDLPASYVLTDGFPVDGLGVPGLAVWKGDRVAACVAAASVLAKVTRDRIMLDLDEQWPAYDFKTHKGYITATHTAALEEHGPSPIHRMRFVNVRRAAGLEPLPGDP
- a CDS encoding TadE/TadG family type IV pilus assembly protein is translated as MTRPCRRDASDERGVVAVLTALIAVVLLMTASLVIDLGLARDVRGQAQNAADASALAAGNVLYDAHGDAQLAVAIAAAQDYAAKNFDVPAAAWGGCKDPGHLTYAPASQCISFDDPDRPSRVRVRVPQRTVKTALAGLMGVSEMKIGAIATSTLDPGVVFKCSLCVLGEGTHTLGNGDATVTASSVHFNGSVSTGPNGIVEAIGDGNEITVENTATGNYDPPAEHVATKMGDPLGAMVLPTPAGTARTNPCTDGPGVYGSRSFGNNETCVLSPGLYVLTGTWDMGNNTVFRGTGVTLYVVCGTPTAPRFCATTGEAGGQFDASNGNELSLTAGALGFSDLAIVYDRHNTSPVHVQGNGQTNIYGSIYALSSTLYANGNSGNGVTSGSIVVNDLYMNGQLSHLKVTNGLDREWRRPPSGLHLSG
- the rplS gene encoding 50S ribosomal protein L19; the protein is MSNPTPAVVTDLGNAAKRSDVPAFRAGDTVKVHVKVIEGSRSRVQVFQGVVIRMHGSGIGRTFTVRKVSFGVGVERTFPLHSPIFESIEVVTRGDVRRAKLYYLRNLTGKKAKIKERREV
- a CDS encoding TadE/TadG family type IV pilus assembly protein, which encodes MRGTGVLLRRRRTSDRGAAAVEFALILFPLMLIVFGIINYGDMLSVRQSVSQAASEGARAAAVEIDAAQRSSAAASARDAALKAQGQTCNAHCQVVVDDCADATGLARGALPSGTSNSAADPVDCVWVKVEIDYTGLIPGFGLVLPDKLRYTAVARVS
- a CDS encoding GNAT family N-acetyltransferase, with protein sequence MQEAQANDTLDIPALQESFDDVRGWLGEWDTWVVRRAGRLVGAVRGRLEGEHTWDIGRIMVAPDLQGSGLGRVLLEHIQAVAPAGVTSYVLFTGAASARNQRLYKKAGFRLRTDLPAPPHAVVLSKRR
- the lepB gene encoding signal peptidase I, which produces MTTDDPAAEPAAQVPDPTATDEAGSRSSSQRKHLPVWQESILLLAVALGLAIVIKALFVQAFYIPSESMEPGLVKNDRILVQKVSYWFGRTPQRGDVVVFQDPGEWLGPTDSQGPTGVANLLSKVGLYPTGGHLVKRVIGTEGDVVECCDAQGRIKVNGKPIDESEYLAKDPGQCNAEIDDFISERESGLSQPCDWIIGPIPKGKLLVLGDNRGHSADSRAHLCSPGEDPCTQSPWVDTDLVVGKVFTLIWPRDRWRWISRPEVFDSVPDSPPAGLLKKAEKADTVPGN